Proteins co-encoded in one Setaria viridis chromosome 9, Setaria_viridis_v4.0, whole genome shotgun sequence genomic window:
- the LOC117840809 gene encoding basic blue protein, with the protein MASPKTTLLVAAAVAAVVGVAALLPETACAATYRVGDDAGWNTAVDYDAWASGKKFKVGDTLVFRYDTPSEKDVVVVDAQGYAECSVPDNARLLNSGDDHVVLEQAGQFFFICDAEGECDSGMKLAVNVH; encoded by the exons ATGGCTTCGCCTAAGACGACGCTACTCGTAGCTGCAGCCGTGGCGGCCGTCGTCGGCGTGGCCGCTCTGCTCCCGGAGACGGCGTGCGCGGCGACGTACAGGGTCGGGGACGACGCCGGCTGGAACACCGCGGTCGACTACGACGCCTGGGCCAGCGGCAAGAAGTTCAAGGTCGGCGACACGCTCG TGTTCCGGTACGACACGCCGAGCGAGAAggacgtggtggtggtggacgcgCAGGGCTACGCCGAGTGCTCGGTGCCGGACAACGCGCGGCTGCTCAACTCCGGCGACGACCACGTGGTGCTGGAGCAGGCCGGGCAGTTCTTCTTCATCTGCGACGCCGAGGGGGAGTGCGACTCCGGCATGAAGCTCGCCGTCAACGTCCACTGA